One window of the Oscillatoria salina IIICB1 genome contains the following:
- a CDS encoding glycosyltransferase family 4 protein, producing MRILIYSYNYYPEPIGIAPLMTELAEGLVKRGHQVRVVTAMPWYPNSEIYDEYKGKLYLTEQLNGVKVQRCYVRASPQRNFRNRALFEISFVILSFIQALFGPRPDVILLTVPGLPVGVPAAVLGWLYQVPVVLNLQDILPDAAVHVGLLTNKKLIRIFEGLEKFAYRIATKISVISEGFVDNLLMKKVPAEKITLIPNWVNVNFIKPLPEENNTFRQEHYLEGKFVIMYSGNIALTQGLETVIEAASQLRDLEKIEFVIVGEEKALARLERRCKRCGADNVLLLPFQPRPRLPEMLAAADIGLVVQKRNVIAFNMPSKIQVLLASGRAIIASVPATGTAAKAIKASGGGIVVPPEDPQALANAIKELYFNPEKVAQLGKQSREHAIANYSFESALERYEQLFLAVTQG from the coding sequence ATGCGCATCCTCATTTATTCCTACAACTACTACCCAGAACCAATCGGTATTGCCCCGTTAATGACGGAACTAGCAGAAGGTTTAGTCAAACGGGGTCATCAAGTGCGAGTAGTCACCGCTATGCCTTGGTATCCAAACAGCGAAATTTATGATGAATACAAAGGCAAATTGTATCTCACCGAACAACTTAATGGCGTTAAAGTACAGCGCTGTTACGTGAGGGCTAGTCCGCAAAGAAATTTTCGCAATCGAGCCTTATTTGAAATTAGTTTTGTGATTCTTAGCTTTATCCAAGCACTCTTTGGTCCTCGTCCAGATGTAATTCTGCTGACAGTACCGGGACTACCAGTGGGCGTACCTGCGGCAGTGTTGGGATGGTTGTATCAGGTTCCAGTAGTTTTAAATCTTCAGGATATTCTTCCCGATGCTGCTGTTCATGTGGGACTACTGACAAACAAAAAACTAATTCGCATTTTTGAAGGTTTAGAAAAATTTGCCTATCGCATTGCTACAAAAATCAGCGTGATTTCTGAAGGTTTTGTGGATAATCTCCTGATGAAAAAAGTTCCCGCAGAGAAAATTACGCTGATTCCTAACTGGGTAAATGTTAACTTTATTAAACCCTTACCGGAGGAAAACAATACCTTTCGTCAAGAACATTACCTAGAAGGTAAGTTTGTCATTATGTATTCAGGAAATATTGCCCTGACTCAAGGTTTAGAAACTGTTATTGAAGCAGCTAGTCAGTTACGAGATCTCGAAAAGATCGAATTTGTGATTGTTGGCGAGGAAAAAGCTTTAGCCAGACTGGAACGACGGTGTAAGCGATGTGGTGCGGATAATGTCTTACTTTTACCTTTTCAACCCCGCCCTCGACTACCAGAAATGTTAGCGGCGGCGGATATTGGTTTAGTGGTGCAAAAGCGCAACGTAATTGCTTTTAATATGCCTTCTAAAATCCAAGTGTTGTTAGCTAGTGGTCGAGCAATTATCGCTTCTGTTCCAGCCACGGGGACTGCTGCTAAGGCAATTAAAGCTAGTGGAGGGGGGATTGTGGTTCCGCCCGAAGATCCCCAGGCACTTGCCAATGCAATTAAAGAATTATATTTCAATCCAGAGAA
- a CDS encoding DUF5331 domain-containing protein: protein MGLLEELKPTLKDKWLDYYQANRSWFRRTKNYKWIVGTPDGGYRPDSYLIIGAVSALEPKVTEILFHFFLVSDNRDRVVEALGLHFDPEKELEKRAAEKAQTAQEEIDDLSSDPELEYLRNLREENNK, encoded by the coding sequence ATGGGATTGCTTGAGGAACTAAAGCCAACTTTAAAAGATAAATGGTTGGATTATTATCAAGCTAATCGATCTTGGTTCCGACGAACTAAAAATTACAAATGGATTGTAGGAACGCCTGATGGTGGTTATCGCCCTGACTCTTACTTAATTATCGGAGCAGTTAGTGCGTTAGAGCCGAAAGTAACAGAAATCTTATTTCACTTTTTTCTAGTTTCAGACAATCGCGATCGCGTCGTAGAAGCATTAGGACTACATTTTGATCCAGAAAAAGAACTGGAAAAAAGAGCGGCAGAAAAAGCCCAAACTGCACAAGAAGAAATTGACGATTTATCTAGCGATCCAGAATTAGAATATTTAAGAAATCTAAGAGAGGAGAACAATAAATGA
- a CDS encoding COP23 domain-containing protein, which translates to MKLRSAIAFLTLTALELSVTGCQTEPTRNIAFFCGASSDGVPTTLASTSQGKTAVIRWVSEYFSSSGYHPQKRCNQVSQRFQKYYQLGILNYITTGIIERQEVICVSSAYGGPCDGVLFTLQPGESASRVIQGLFDIGKFGLNPLKQSSGESQIYIDFHKFLETAPKETN; encoded by the coding sequence ATGAAGCTTAGATCCGCGATCGCGTTTTTAACATTAACAGCTCTTGAACTTAGTGTTACTGGGTGTCAAACTGAACCAACTAGAAATATTGCATTTTTTTGTGGTGCTTCGAGCGACGGTGTACCAACAACATTAGCTAGTACGTCTCAGGGAAAAACAGCAGTAATTCGCTGGGTTTCTGAATATTTTAGTTCCTCAGGTTATCATCCGCAGAAAAGATGCAATCAAGTTTCTCAACGTTTCCAAAAGTATTACCAATTAGGTATCCTTAATTACATCACCACAGGAATTATCGAACGTCAAGAAGTAATTTGCGTCTCCAGTGCCTATGGTGGGCCTTGTGACGGGGTATTATTTACGCTACAACCAGGAGAAAGTGCCAGCCGCGTGATTCAAGGACTGTTTGACATTGGTAAATTTGGCTTAAACCCCCTCAAACAAAGTTCCGGAGAAAGCCAAATTTATATCGATTTTCACAAATTCCTCGAAACTGCTCCCAAAGAAACGAATTAG
- a CDS encoding ferredoxin:protochlorophyllide reductase (ATP-dependent) subunit N, whose amino-acid sequence MTVAQEPQALDFECETGNYHTFCPISCVAWLYQKIEDSFFLVIGTKTCGYFLQNAMGVMIFAEPRYAMAELEEGDISAQLNDYEELKRLCLQIKRDRNPSVIVWIGTCTTEIIKMDLEGLAPKLEAEIGIPIVVARANGLDYAFTQGEDTVLAAMAQRCPTQAATEEEKEERNSIKKLLSFGKKKSETKEESEDKDRPPLVLFGSLPDPVVTNLTLELKKQGIQVSGWLPSKRYTELPVLQEGYYVAGVNPFLSRTATSLMRRRKCKLIGAPFPIGPDGTRAWIEKICSVFGVETTGLEEREAKIWESLEDYLKLIRGKSVFFMGDNLLEISLARFLVRCGMTVPEIGIPYMDKRYQKAELDFLQKTCQEMGVPTPKIIEKPDNYNQLQRIHEMQPDLVITGMAHANPLEARGINTKWSVEFTFAQIHGFTNARDILELVTRPLRRNNSLKDLGWDKLVKEEAKV is encoded by the coding sequence ATGACTGTAGCCCAAGAACCCCAAGCACTAGATTTTGAATGCGAAACAGGAAATTACCACACATTTTGTCCGATTAGCTGTGTAGCGTGGCTCTATCAAAAGATTGAAGATAGCTTCTTCTTAGTTATCGGAACCAAAACCTGTGGCTATTTCCTCCAAAATGCAATGGGAGTAATGATTTTCGCCGAACCTCGTTACGCAATGGCGGAATTAGAAGAAGGTGATATTTCTGCCCAGTTAAATGATTACGAAGAATTAAAAAGATTGTGCTTGCAAATAAAACGCGATCGCAATCCCAGCGTAATCGTTTGGATTGGTACTTGTACCACCGAAATTATTAAAATGGACTTAGAAGGCTTAGCTCCGAAACTAGAAGCTGAAATTGGTATTCCGATTGTAGTTGCACGTGCTAATGGCTTGGACTATGCCTTCACCCAAGGAGAAGATACCGTACTTGCTGCAATGGCGCAACGTTGTCCTACTCAAGCCGCTACCGAAGAAGAAAAAGAAGAACGCAACTCAATTAAAAAACTGCTTAGTTTTGGTAAGAAAAAATCAGAAACTAAAGAAGAATCTGAAGACAAAGATCGTCCACCTTTAGTATTATTTGGTTCTTTACCCGATCCAGTTGTTACCAATCTTACCCTCGAATTAAAGAAACAAGGAATTCAAGTTTCTGGTTGGCTACCTTCAAAACGTTACACAGAATTACCCGTACTTCAAGAAGGTTATTATGTTGCTGGTGTTAACCCCTTTCTCAGCCGTACTGCTACTAGTTTAATGCGTCGCCGCAAGTGTAAATTAATCGGCGCACCATTTCCAATTGGTCCCGATGGAACTCGCGCTTGGATTGAAAAAATTTGCTCGGTATTTGGTGTAGAAACCACAGGATTAGAGGAAAGAGAAGCAAAAATTTGGGAAAGTTTAGAAGACTATCTCAAACTAATTCGCGGCAAATCTGTCTTCTTTATGGGCGATAATTTGTTGGAAATTTCTTTGGCTCGTTTCTTAGTTCGTTGTGGAATGACAGTACCAGAAATTGGCATTCCTTATATGGACAAACGCTATCAAAAAGCCGAGTTAGATTTCCTGCAAAAAACTTGTCAAGAAATGGGCGTTCCGACACCAAAAATTATCGAAAAACCCGATAACTATAATCAGTTGCAGCGTATCCATGAAATGCAGCCAGATTTAGTAATTACAGGAATGGCTCATGCTAATCCTTTAGAAGCACGAGGTATCAATACTAAATGGTCAGTTGAATTTACTTTTGCTCAAATTCATGGCTTTACTAATGCTCGCGATATTCTCGAACTAGTAACTCGTCCCCTGCGTCGCAATAATTCTTTGAAAGATTTAGGTTGGGATAAGTTAGTTAAAGAAGAAGCAAAGGTTTAA
- a CDS encoding DUF3318 domain-containing protein, with protein MTSYATYSARAEMSELRRLKTLLPPELQSWVMVEATTEINPPLIRCEEIGRDEVEIQIDLAKWENLAIDQRNLVFWHEVARIQNDTIPREGWEMAALAIGLGGAVGELWVQDGLLLLLALALCGISGYRLWQKNNGERTLQEAIEADEKAIALATRFNYTLPNAYKSLGSALKTLIEQTPGRRQRKKYEARLQALRRSAAKAKAQMKAQKEGRTQS; from the coding sequence ATGACATCTTATGCAACCTATTCTGCTAGAGCCGAAATGAGCGAACTCCGGCGCTTAAAAACCTTATTACCGCCGGAATTGCAAAGTTGGGTCATGGTAGAAGCAACCACAGAAATCAACCCACCCTTAATTCGCTGTGAAGAAATCGGCAGAGACGAGGTGGAAATCCAAATCGACCTTGCCAAATGGGAAAACCTTGCCATTGACCAGCGCAACCTCGTATTTTGGCACGAAGTTGCCCGGATTCAAAACGATACGATTCCCAGAGAAGGATGGGAGATGGCAGCCTTAGCCATCGGATTAGGCGGCGCAGTCGGCGAACTCTGGGTACAAGACGGACTGTTACTCTTGTTAGCCCTAGCCTTATGCGGCATTTCCGGCTACCGACTCTGGCAGAAAAATAACGGAGAGAGAACCTTACAAGAAGCCATCGAAGCAGACGAAAAAGCGATCGCCCTAGCAACCCGCTTTAATTACACTCTCCCTAACGCCTATAAGAGCCTTGGCAGCGCCTTAAAAACCCTAATCGAGCAAACCCCCGGTCGTCGGCAACGGAAAAAATACGAAGCCAGACTGCAAGCCTTGCGACGTAGCGCCGCCAAAGCCAAAGCCCAAATGAAAGCACAAAAAGAAGGCAGAACTCAAAGTTGA
- a CDS encoding ATP-binding protein: MLIKSIPEQRFQLLLNRQPRQNLHFQVQTEITELNRVLSWFEETTAPFLPEECLWQCKLALTEGFTNAVLHAHSDLPPTTAIDLEVTILTNYLEIRIYDWGKPFNLKAQLHTQKLDNSEPLMKEGGRGLIFMHEVMDKVKYIRMPNRRNCLILRKNLG; this comes from the coding sequence GTGCTTATTAAATCAATTCCCGAGCAACGGTTTCAACTATTGCTTAATCGTCAACCGAGGCAAAATTTACACTTCCAGGTGCAGACTGAAATAACGGAATTAAACCGAGTTTTATCTTGGTTTGAAGAAACTACTGCACCATTTTTACCTGAAGAATGTTTGTGGCAGTGCAAGTTGGCTCTCACTGAGGGTTTTACCAATGCGGTTCTCCACGCTCATTCCGATCTACCTCCAACTACGGCGATCGATTTGGAAGTAACTATTCTGACTAACTATCTCGAAATCCGTATTTACGATTGGGGAAAACCTTTCAATTTGAAAGCCCAACTTCACACTCAAAAATTAGACAATAGCGAACCCTTGATGAAAGAGGGAGGCAGAGGACTTATTTTTATGCACGAAGTAATGGACAAAGTTAAATACATCCGAATGCCTAACCGACGTAATTGTCTAATTTTGCGGAAAAATCTTGGTTAA
- a CDS encoding 7-carboxy-7-deazaguanine synthase QueE codes for MTELTEQKARLVELFSAIQGEGFNVGSRQIFIRFAVCDLRCHFCDSANTWSVPSTCRIEKTPGLRDFEIHSNPVKLLTLLNWVERQNLPRLHDSVSLTGGEPLLHARFLQEFLPKLKDVTQLSVYLETGGHRSQELSLVLPYLNSVGMDIKLPSVSGEEHWQSHRLFLQRCFDASVQVFVKLIISDRTNPDELIQAAELVAAVSPEIPVFLQPVTSLQVPLAAGAVLPPSPEQVLAWQKLMKNLLLSVRVVPQTHKYLAQL; via the coding sequence ATGACTGAGTTAACTGAGCAAAAGGCTCGACTGGTAGAACTTTTCAGTGCAATTCAAGGTGAAGGATTCAATGTTGGTTCGCGGCAAATTTTTATCCGTTTTGCTGTCTGCGACTTGCGCTGTCACTTTTGTGATAGTGCTAATACTTGGAGCGTTCCTTCTACTTGTCGGATTGAGAAAACCCCTGGACTGCGCGATTTTGAAATTCACTCTAACCCAGTGAAGCTACTAACGTTACTCAATTGGGTCGAAAGACAAAATTTACCTCGATTGCATGACAGTGTTAGTCTTACTGGGGGCGAACCGCTTTTACACGCTCGCTTTTTGCAGGAGTTTCTGCCGAAGCTCAAAGATGTTACTCAACTATCAGTTTATTTGGAAACTGGCGGTCATCGCTCACAAGAGTTATCTTTAGTTTTGCCCTACTTAAATTCCGTGGGTATGGATATTAAACTACCAAGTGTGAGTGGAGAAGAACATTGGCAAAGTCACCGCTTGTTTTTGCAACGGTGTTTTGATGCTTCGGTGCAGGTTTTTGTGAAGTTAATTATTTCCGATCGCACTAATCCGGATGAGTTAATTCAGGCGGCAGAACTAGTGGCTGCGGTTAGTCCGGAAATTCCGGTGTTTTTGCAGCCAGTAACTTCTTTGCAAGTACCTTTGGCAGCCGGGGCGGTACTTCCTCCTTCTCCAGAGCAAGTTCTGGCTTGGCAAAAGTTAATGAAAAACTTGCTCTTGTCGGTACGGGTAGTGCCACAAACCCATAAATATCTGGCTCAACTTTGA
- the bchL gene encoding ferredoxin:protochlorophyllide reductase (ATP-dependent) iron-sulfur ATP-binding protein — protein sequence MKLSVYGKGGIGKSTTSCNISVALARRGKKVLQIGCDPKHDSTFTLTGFLIPTIIDTLQEKDFHYEDIWPEDVIYKGYGGVDCVEAGGPPAGAGCGGYVVGETVKLLKELNAFDEYDVILFDVLGDVVCGGFAAPLNYSDYCTIVTDNGFDALFAANRIAASIREKARTHPLRLAGLIGNRTSKRDLIDKYIEAVPMPVLEILPLIEDIRVSRVKGKTIFEMAETDPTLEPVCQYYLNIADQILALPEGVVPNDAPDRELFSLLSDFYLNPPQGQPAKAEEELDLMMV from the coding sequence GTGAAACTATCAGTATACGGAAAAGGCGGAATCGGCAAATCAACAACAAGCTGCAACATTTCAGTTGCTCTCGCCAGGCGCGGCAAAAAAGTGCTACAAATCGGTTGCGACCCCAAACACGACAGCACCTTTACCTTGACAGGATTTCTCATTCCCACAATTATTGACACCCTGCAAGAAAAAGACTTCCACTACGAAGACATTTGGCCCGAAGACGTAATTTATAAAGGTTATGGAGGAGTCGATTGCGTCGAAGCAGGTGGACCGCCCGCAGGAGCAGGTTGCGGCGGTTACGTCGTCGGCGAAACAGTAAAATTGCTCAAAGAACTGAACGCCTTTGACGAATACGACGTAATTTTGTTTGACGTACTCGGTGACGTAGTTTGCGGCGGTTTTGCAGCACCCCTCAACTATTCCGACTACTGCACGATCGTCACCGATAATGGTTTTGACGCTTTATTTGCTGCGAATCGTATCGCCGCCTCAATTCGCGAAAAAGCACGCACTCACCCCTTACGTTTAGCAGGTTTGATTGGCAATCGTACCTCAAAGCGCGATTTAATCGACAAATACATCGAAGCAGTACCAATGCCAGTTTTAGAAATTCTGCCTTTAATTGAAGACATTCGCGTTTCCCGCGTCAAAGGTAAAACTATCTTTGAGATGGCAGAAACAGATCCTACTTTAGAACCTGTTTGTCAGTATTATCTCAACATTGCTGACCAAATTTTAGCCTTACCAGAAGGTGTTGTACCTAATGATGCACCCGATCGCGAATTGTTCTCATTGCTATCTGATTTTTACCTCAATCCGCCACAAGGTCAACCCGCTAAAGCAGAAGAAGAACTCGATTTAATGATGGTGTAA
- a CDS encoding sugar transferase translates to MISQTPEVDFPITFFEDTAVMELPHRIAVLEAVAFKKAFQHLLLLKDALPEQIVLDCNKTTFIDSSGIGALVSNLKLAREKEIKLILQNVHPPMMAVLSITGLDRTLTIKSPVQDPSASPKKLSEKHLPTTHPSVRSWVKRSIDIVGSIIGLAITGVLLIPIAIAIEIDSPGPLFFGQTRCGWMGKRFKIWKFRSMCVNAEAMKAKVKNQASGAIFKNENDPRVTRVGRFLRRTSLDELPQFWNVLKGEMSLVGTRPPTPNEVDIYEVPAWQRLDVKPGMTGEWQVNGRSQVKNFEDVIELDLRYQQNWSLMYDFKLIAKTILILFRKNSGAY, encoded by the coding sequence ATGATTAGTCAAACTCCAGAAGTAGATTTCCCCATTACTTTCTTTGAGGACACTGCGGTCATGGAACTGCCACACAGAATTGCGGTACTAGAAGCAGTTGCCTTTAAGAAAGCCTTTCAACATTTACTGCTTTTGAAAGATGCACTTCCAGAACAAATTGTTCTTGATTGTAACAAAACCACATTCATAGACAGCAGTGGGATTGGTGCCTTAGTAAGTAATCTTAAACTTGCTCGGGAAAAAGAGATAAAATTAATACTTCAGAACGTGCATCCGCCAATGATGGCAGTTTTATCGATCACCGGACTGGATCGGACTTTAACCATCAAATCCCCCGTCCAAGATCCCAGCGCAAGTCCCAAAAAATTATCAGAGAAGCATCTACCCACTACTCATCCTTCGGTACGTTCCTGGGTAAAACGAAGTATAGATATTGTTGGCAGTATCATCGGTTTAGCAATTACCGGGGTGTTATTAATCCCGATCGCGATCGCCATCGAGATCGATAGTCCAGGACCACTTTTTTTTGGACAAACTCGCTGCGGTTGGATGGGTAAGCGATTTAAAATTTGGAAATTTCGCTCGATGTGCGTCAACGCCGAAGCGATGAAAGCTAAAGTCAAGAATCAAGCCAGTGGTGCAATTTTCAAAAACGAAAACGATCCCCGCGTTACTCGTGTTGGGCGCTTCTTAAGACGTACCAGTCTCGACGAACTGCCTCAATTCTGGAACGTTCTTAAAGGAGAAATGAGTTTGGTCGGTACCAGACCACCAACTCCCAACGAAGTTGATATCTATGAAGTTCCCGCATGGCAACGTTTAGATGTTAAGCCAGGAATGACAGGTGAGTGGCAAGTCAACGGGCGATCGCAAGTAAAAAATTTTGAAGATGTGATCGAACTCGACCTCCGTTATCAGCAAAATTGGAGCCTAATGTACGACTTTAAACTGATTGCGAAAACAATTTTGATCTTGTTTCGGAAAAATAGTGGTGCTTATTAA
- a CDS encoding tetratricopeptide repeat protein translates to MKRSRIVLFASGAAIAVAYIGVISLINNIRLNRQILTSQCEQLEFSSQLSLSELRELARAITVKVIAGSSGGSGLIVNRVDRVYTVITTAHVLAVGQNYRIQTPDGKLHQATVMEEIAFPDKDFGLLTFKAEEDYSIAKLGQASPIGANQTIVAAGFSFDSQELVLTTGKISWLSEQALQGGYEIGYSNEIQKGMSGGPILNSQGKVIGLNGILAYPLWGNPYVFANGELPSINQREEMIRLSWGLPIKTVVEAMENASRAENDLPPLLPEFAPAHLTDKVDDIAQEITVLISGNKSNGSGVIVARQNNSYYILTAEHVVRSGSKYQVMTPDGRCYPVKKDRLKRLPGLDLAVLEFVSEQPYQVATLANYDRQEESSFVYLSGWPASKLKNNQPNRLFTAGLLFSDEWGAIRAQDSFSLTYGYELLYSNITEPGMSGGPVLDTLGRVIGIHGRAEGEVGNNEAGWGRQIQLGYSLGVPVSSFLSSLDEIEIHSEWLEVENSLPPTLTGQEITRLNESLLDKLQVPQDSQDAIAWLNYGNKLWRLEQYDEAILAFDRAIALNPQLYQAWYAKGLTLRFQKRYREAVIAFEQAIAQSKQEFAPAWRGKGQALIGLNADQEALKSFQAAIAISPGDFALHALRGEVLQELKRNQEAISAYTQAIKIKPHPWVYYNRGTVYSSQGDNQAAIADFARALELKPDYAAAYNNRGNARFEMGDERAAIADYTQAIRVESNYTAAYYNRGNAYFNLENYQSAIDDYTKAIELAPNLALAYLSRGAALTERKDYQGAIADYTKVIELKPSKSDLAKAYYNRGVTRYEMGETRAAIADYTAALQLIPDYIEAYNNRGNARRAIGDRIGAIADYTQAIELQPNDAFAYYNRANVRFELQQNPQAIDDLEKAAQLFRQQGDLANYQLALSHLEKLN, encoded by the coding sequence ATGAAGCGTAGCCGAATAGTATTGTTTGCCTCTGGTGCAGCGATCGCCGTTGCCTATATTGGTGTTATTAGTCTAATCAACAATATTAGACTGAATCGGCAGATATTGACTTCTCAATGCGAACAGCTCGAATTTTCTAGCCAACTGTCTTTGAGTGAGTTAAGGGAGCTAGCTAGAGCAATTACGGTGAAAGTAATCGCGGGAAGCAGTGGTGGTTCGGGTTTGATAGTTAATCGAGTCGATCGAGTCTACACCGTAATTACTACGGCTCATGTCTTAGCAGTAGGACAAAACTATCGCATTCAAACACCCGATGGTAAACTTCATCAAGCAACAGTGATGGAGGAGATCGCTTTTCCTGACAAAGATTTTGGTTTATTGACATTTAAAGCCGAAGAAGATTATTCAATAGCAAAACTGGGACAAGCCTCGCCCATAGGAGCAAATCAAACAATTGTTGCGGCGGGTTTTTCTTTCGATAGCCAGGAATTAGTTTTGACAACCGGGAAAATATCTTGGTTGTCAGAGCAAGCTCTACAAGGAGGCTATGAAATTGGCTATAGCAATGAAATCCAAAAAGGAATGAGTGGTGGACCAATACTTAATAGTCAAGGCAAAGTTATTGGGCTTAATGGTATTCTGGCTTATCCACTTTGGGGCAATCCTTATGTATTTGCCAATGGTGAGTTACCTTCAATAAACCAAAGAGAGGAGATGATTCGCCTCAGTTGGGGATTGCCGATTAAAACTGTAGTTGAGGCAATGGAAAATGCTTCTCGAGCAGAAAACGATCTTCCTCCTTTACTTCCCGAATTTGCCCCTGCTCATCTTACCGATAAAGTTGATGATATTGCTCAAGAAATTACTGTCTTAATTTCAGGTAATAAAAGTAATGGATCGGGTGTAATTGTTGCTCGCCAAAATAACTCTTACTATATTCTTACTGCCGAACACGTTGTTCGCTCGGGTTCAAAATACCAAGTTATGACTCCTGATGGCAGGTGCTATCCAGTGAAAAAAGATCGGCTAAAAAGGTTGCCAGGATTGGATTTAGCAGTGTTAGAGTTTGTGAGCGAACAACCTTATCAAGTTGCTACTCTCGCCAACTACGATCGCCAAGAGGAATCAAGTTTTGTTTATCTTTCTGGATGGCCCGCATCCAAGTTAAAAAATAACCAACCAAATCGTTTGTTTACGGCGGGTTTGCTTTTTAGTGATGAGTGGGGAGCGATTCGAGCGCAGGATTCTTTTTCTCTTACTTATGGTTACGAATTACTTTATAGCAATATTACCGAGCCGGGAATGAGTGGCGGTCCGGTGTTAGATACTCTGGGAAGGGTAATTGGTATTCACGGACGAGCAGAAGGAGAAGTTGGAAATAACGAAGCTGGATGGGGACGACAAATTCAATTAGGTTATAGTCTCGGCGTGCCCGTGAGCAGTTTTTTAAGTTCGTTAGATGAGATCGAAATTCACTCAGAGTGGTTAGAAGTAGAAAATTCACTTCCACCAACCTTGACAGGACAGGAAATTACCCGACTTAATGAATCTTTGTTAGATAAACTGCAAGTTCCGCAAGATAGTCAAGACGCGATCGCCTGGTTGAATTATGGTAATAAGCTTTGGCGCTTGGAACAATATGATGAAGCAATTTTGGCTTTCGATCGCGCGATCGCTCTTAATCCTCAACTTTATCAAGCTTGGTATGCCAAGGGATTAACTCTGAGGTTTCAAAAACGCTATCGAGAAGCAGTAATTGCTTTTGAGCAAGCAATTGCTCAAAGTAAACAGGAGTTTGCTCCTGCTTGGCGTGGTAAAGGTCAGGCTTTAATTGGTTTAAATGCCGATCAAGAAGCTTTAAAATCTTTTCAAGCAGCGATCGCGATTAGTCCTGGTGACTTTGCACTTCATGCTTTGCGCGGAGAGGTACTTCAAGAGTTAAAGCGAAACCAGGAAGCAATTTCTGCTTATACTCAGGCAATTAAAATTAAACCTCATCCTTGGGTTTACTATAACCGAGGTACTGTTTATTCTAGCCAAGGCGATAATCAAGCAGCGATCGCGGATTTCGCTCGAGCTTTGGAGTTGAAACCTGATTATGCGGCGGCTTACAATAATCGGGGTAATGCTCGTTTTGAAATGGGCGATGAGCGTGCGGCGATCGCCGATTACACTCAAGCCATTCGTGTCGAATCTAATTATACGGCGGCTTACTACAATCGCGGTAATGCCTATTTTAATTTAGAAAATTATCAAAGCGCCATCGATGATTATACCAAGGCGATCGAGTTAGCACCGAATCTCGCGTTAGCTTATCTGAGTCGCGGTGCTGCTTTGACAGAAAGAAAAGATTATCAAGGTGCGATCGCTGACTATACCAAAGTTATCGAACTCAAACCCAGTAAGTCTGACTTAGCTAAAGCTTATTATAACCGTGGCGTTACCCGTTACGAAATGGGAGAGACTCGAGCCGCGATCGCTGACTATACCGCCGCGCTTCAACTCATCCCCGATTATATCGAAGCTTATAACAACCGAGGCAACGCCCGTCGCGCGATTGGCGATCGAATTGGCGCGATCGCTGACTACACTCAAGCGATCGAACTTCAGCCTAACGACGCTTTTGCTTACTACAATCGCGCGAATGTCCGCTTCGAGCTACAACAAAATCCCCAAGCGATCGACGATTTAGAAAAAGCTGCACAACTTTTCCGTCAGCAAGGAGATCTTGCTAACTATCAACTCGCTCTCAGTCACTTAGAAAAATTGAACTAA